TGAATGCAACATTAAAAGCATATCGAATACTAATTTCAAGCCCAAATGTAACCTCAGATGAAGCAACTTGGAATAAGACTGTTGAGGGAGCTTTGGAACTCGTAGAAGCTTACGCTAATTTAGGTGAAATGCCAGGAAGAATGGGTGGTGTGGTCGCTAAGGATTGGAAATTTAAATCAAGGAGCGTCTTGCGTTCTTTGATAgggaaaggaaaaaacatTTGGGAAAATACGGAATCTTATCAGAAGTTGGAGTCTGAACTAGAAAATTTGAAGTAATTGAAATTCGGTGAAACTTAATTTACattctaaaaaaacaatctttttttggaCAAACATATTCATTTctggaaaataaatttatattaaaattcgagttcttttattgtaaaatttCTAAAGAGTAAAATAATGAGCGGTAACCaactttctttatttcaaGTTGTTTGTCCTTGATTCAAACGTAATCTTTTTTACCACTGCCATTAACAATGGTCGACTGCCAAAAAGAGGCCTGTAATTTACAAAGCTGTATTCAACGAAATCAATATAATCAAGGGAATTGTGAAAAGTTCGTAAATGATTTGCTCTTATGCTGCAAAAGGTGGTATGACAAAAACAGCCTTACCGGAAACGAAGCACCCCATACTTGTCCCGAACTAAAGCCATTGTTGAGACAGCTGTCATCGCGAAACCTTACCTAATTTTTAAGAATGCGTAATTTGTATCCATACAACCTCGACATGCTATTAAATTCATCGCTGAAGACAGACAACTGATTTACACGACAATACTAGTATAAATTCCTTTTACACttaaatatacaaataaGAGAAGTCGAACAGATTATATTATTGAAATCATGGCagataaaaatatcaaaagaaaagaataaaacGAAAGTAAACCAAATGATGATATAACAAGTtgacttttaaaaaagtccccccaaaaagaagaaaaagttcCGGGTATAACAAATATAAATCATTTAAACCAAATATCTTTAGGCCAGCGTATTGTAACGCCCAATAGATGCCTTATAATAGCGAAAACatgcaaaaattattaatgcttaaataaacaaaacagCAGTGCCACCGATAACAACGGAGAGGAATGTGATGACCATGTTAAGGTTGTAGCTGCTAGCACCGCTGCTGCTCTTAGAGCTGGAGTTGCTGCTGCTGCCAGAGCTGTTGCTACTGCCTGAGCCACTAGTGTAACTGGTACTCATGGTAGAAGCAGAGCTGTTTCTAGATACTGCATTGGAGTCAGCGGTAAGAGAAATAGCATTGGTGGCAGAAGATCCAGCAGCAGAAAGGTATGAAGCACAAGTACCAGTGGCAGAAGAGGCAGAAACTAAAGTAGCAGAGCCACTGAAGTCACAGTCACCTTTAGCACTGTAATAGGCATCAAGAACGTAATCCAATTGTTGCTTAGCATCACAGTAACTGTAAGAACCATATTGACCAGGGTAAGTGCCATTAGCAGTGATACCATCACAAGAAATTTCATTGCAAACATAGCTGAAGAGATCACTGTAATCATCAGAGCTAACATCATCGTTGATAACGCAACTGCGAGTACTATCCATACATTCACAAACAGCCTCTGAAGGAGTAGGGGGAAGA
This portion of the Schizosaccharomyces pombe strain 972h- genome assembly, chromosome: I genome encodes:
- the cmc4 gene encoding protein Cmc4, which codes for MVDCQKEACNLQSCIQRNQYNQGNCEKFVNDLLLCCKRWYDKNSLTGNEAPHTCPELKPLLRQLSSRNLT